In Clostridium thermosuccinogenes, the genomic stretch GAACAGCATTTGAGGACGCATGGAAGGGATTGTGACATAAATGATTTCCTGAAAACGGTTTTTAACCCCGTCTATATATGCAGCCTCATAGATCTGCGGATCTATATTCATGATGCCGCCGAGCATCGCCAGAAAGCCTATGCCCATGCTTCCCCATAATGTAACCCCGATCATTATCTTCATCAAAAACTCAGGAGACTGCAGCCATTGTATAGGTTTCTCAATAATGCCGAGATAAAGAAGCAAGCTATTCAGATAACCGAATTGATCGCCGGCAAAGATCACTTTCCAAATTACCGCCATTGCCACCCCCGATGTGATGGAAGGGGAGTAAAAGGCCAGCGCCAGTATCGTCCTTGGCCACTTGGGAATCTGGGCGAGGGCCCATGCCAGCAGAAACTGGAGCATATATCCGCATGGTCCTACGATCAATGAAAATTTGATCGTATTGGGAAGGACGTATTTCATAAATGTTTCATCCTGGGTGAGTATAGCTATATAATTCTGCATGCCGACAAATTTCGGAAACTCTATGGTATTGAAGTAGCTGAAAGAGAGTATGATGGCAAGAAAGACAGGTACGGCGATAAAAAATATGAAAAGTGTGGCATAGGGCGCCAGCATTATTGGGATGGACATATTTGCTCCGATTTTTCTCATACTCCTCACTCCTTCCAACTTTCAATTTTCTCAGCGGTGGCCATTTCGAACGGTTTGATTAAATTTCCCTGGGAATCCATATAACCAAACTCTTTAAGTTTTTTGGCAATCTCCCGGTTTGAAGTTATTATAGCCTGGTCAATTGCAGTTCTGGGGGACATGCCGCTGAATACCACCTTGTTCCACGCATTGGATAATTCCCTCTCCACTGCAAAATACGCCGGGTTTCTTGGAATCTCCTTGATGTGGGCGTACTGCTCCAGGATAACCTTCTTATCTTTTTCATCAAAAGCCGTCGATTGGGAAAAAGCTTTGAAGTTAGCCGTATTCCATATATATTCCGGTCCAAACCGCAGCTGCATGTCATTGGCATAGCTGACCTGGGTATCGGTGCTCATCCACCACTTAATGTACTCCCAGCCTTTCTCCGGCATTTTTGATGATTTCAGGATTATGGATGCCGTACTTATAACAGGCTGGTATCTTAATATTTTCCCTTCTGAGTTTTTTACACCGATCCCCGGTGCAATGCCCCATTGCTCTGTTATTTCCGGAGCCGCATTTTTCAAAAGGATATATGTATTGAAATCCGACATGCCTATAGGAGTGACCCCATATCTGAAATTGCTGTAAAAGTTTGCAATGCTCTCCGGCAAGCTGTAGCGGGTATAAAGGTCCGTCATCAGCTTAAAAGCTTCTATGGTTCTCGGATCATCCAACTCCACTCTGGAACCGTCATCGGAATATATTTTGCCTTCAAACTGCTGGATAAACGGCACTGTTGCTCCAAAGTGCTTCATTGCACCGACATTGGCAATAAGAGTATTAAAATTCATTCCATAGCGGGATAATACCGGAAGTATCTTAAGCGTATCCTCCCACGTTTCCGGTACTTCCAGCTTGAGCTTTTCCAGTATGTCTTTCCTGTAATACAAAACATAAAAGTTTGCCGTTTCAGGTATGCCATAACAACCATCATCCACCACAAAAGGAACGAATGCCTCTGAAGGGAAATCCTTTATAAACTGTCCGAAATCTTCAAACTGTCTGAGGTCATATAAGGCCCCGCGCAGGGCAAAATCAAACGGCCGGTAGGAGGATGCCCCCAGAACTACATCCGGAGCGCTTCCGGCTGAAACTGCAAGCAAAAGCTTTTGCTCATCCTTCATGGCGGATATGTTTACTTGGATGCCCGTCATCTTCGTAAATTCACTATCAGTTTTTTCCCTCAGCACCTCAATGTGAGGAATGGATCCGTTAACCCAGACATTAAGCTTATCCTTTTCTATTTTCTGAACATTTTCATCCTTGGTAAGAAACGACAATATCAGCTTCCGGATTTCCTCAACAAAAGCTGATAAAAAGTTGACCGTTGGTGGTGGCGGTTCATTATCCACTCCCGTTATGTAAAAGCAGTCAATTGCCATAGGCTGAATCAGGAGCTCCGGCAGTATATATGCAACCTGCTGCGATATGGAAGAACTCCCCTGGGAAAATTGATCCAGGTTGTTCACCAAATCGTCGGGATCTTCGGCGTATTTTTGCAGCCGTTTTACGGCTACCTTCAGGCTTGAAAGTATGGAGCTGTTCTCTTTTCCTACTATCCCGGAAAGCTTTTTATATTCGCTGCTGAGCACATAAGCACTTTCCAGCAGATCCTGCCTGATGTCCGGTATATACTCCTCTATGTTCCAGTCCCTGTTCTTGTCCACCTTGTTGCCGGTAATCTTTTTGATCTCCAGAGAAATATCCGAAATCATGCTGATGACCCGGATAAGGTTTTCGTAGGTTTCAAAATATGGTGATGCTGTAGACTCCAAGGTCAGGGTATGGCTTCCCCTGGTAAGGTAAAGAAAAACCTTTTCTCCGTTTACCTTCAAAGTTTCATTTCTAAAACTGTTTCTTGTGAAGGGAAATGAATATTCGTTGAATTCCTCAAAGGGTATTTTACCGTCAATATATATGCGTTTGAACACAGGAAAATCCTTTTTGTCCTTTTGCTCATATTTAAAGTGAATACTATATAAACCATCTTCTTTTACATCAAAGGTATAAGTTACCGACTCGCCCGGCTCCTGCCACACATTGGCATCCAGATGGTTTATTTTCTTTTTTCCCGGGTCATAAGGATACAAATTGTAATTATTGCTTTTTCCTCCCCTGATATAGGATTCGGATTTTTCGGTGTAAGCCTCGCCCTGAATCGTCTGCATGGCATCCTTTATGACGGCTTTGTCCTTGTGCATTTCTTTATATTCTAAATAGGTTGGCACTTTAAGAGCAGGCAATATGCTGATATTGCCGATCATCACTTCAACCTGATTGTTTTCAATTGTTATTGTGTTTTTACCGGCCTTAAGATTAAATACAAGCGGCGTAGACAAGCTGTATATGCTGTTGTTCAAAACAGCCTGCTGCCACTTAAATACCCTTTCCGGCCTTGGATAGATGTCATTTCCGTACCTGTCCTGATCATATTCCTGGGTCTTATCCTTCCAGACCGCAGGAAGTTTTATGTTTCTGCTTTCATAGAACTGAAACTCTCCGTTAACGGTTAAAGCTATGCTGAGATTCCGCATGGAAGCCTCAGGTATGAAATAATCCAGCATTATGTGATACCCTCCGGCCTGCTCAACATTAACATCGAAAGTAAGGATGGATTCCGGAGGCATCAGTATGACCTCATCCCCATAATTCATGCTTTCCTGCTCGGGTAGCAGCTTTAAGTTGCTATTCGATAAAATGATTTCCGAAGGTTTTACGGTTGTTCCTCCCGATTTTACCATATCAACGGTAACTTCCGATAAAACCTTGTAATAGTTGGGTTCGAGAATTTCAGCATGAGCCTTACGGCATAAAAAGGCCGAAGATAAAAGCAATGCCAATGATAATAAAAGGCACAACGCTTTTTTTACCGCGTTTTTCACTGTTTTCATTCCCTTCATAAAAATGCTGCGGTGATTTTATGTCAGGGTGCACAAAAGAATTTGTGCACCCCGCTTGACCTGATGGATTCCGCCTTCCTGCTATTTCTTCATATTCGCAATAGCCGTCTGGGTTATTTCCGTAGCTTTCTGCTCCAGTTCTGCGGCAAGATCGGCAGCAGTTTTCTTGCCTGTAAAAATCTCTTCTTTAATCGCCTTTTCTATGGTCTTGTGATATGCGGTATCAAAATCCGGTACAAACTTAAAGCCGTCAATATAGCCTGTT encodes the following:
- a CDS encoding carbohydrate ABC transporter permease, yielding MRKIGANMSIPIMLAPYATLFIFFIAVPVFLAIILSFSYFNTIEFPKFVGMQNYIAILTQDETFMKYVLPNTIKFSLIVGPCGYMLQFLLAWALAQIPKWPRTILALAFYSPSITSGVAMAVIWKVIFAGDQFGYLNSLLLYLGIIEKPIQWLQSPEFLMKIMIGVTLWGSMGIGFLAMLGGIMNIDPQIYEAAYIDGVKNRFQEIIYVTIPSMRPQMLFGAVMAIVNTFSSGTIGVDLTGANPTPQYSGQLMVNHIEDHGFLRYDMGYATALSVVLLLMIYCFSKLANRLFADKD
- a CDS encoding extracellular solute-binding protein, which gives rise to MKGMKTVKNAVKKALCLLLSLALLLSSAFLCRKAHAEILEPNYYKVLSEVTVDMVKSGGTTVKPSEIILSNSNLKLLPEQESMNYGDEVILMPPESILTFDVNVEQAGGYHIMLDYFIPEASMRNLSIALTVNGEFQFYESRNIKLPAVWKDKTQEYDQDRYGNDIYPRPERVFKWQQAVLNNSIYSLSTPLVFNLKAGKNTITIENNQVEVMIGNISILPALKVPTYLEYKEMHKDKAVIKDAMQTIQGEAYTEKSESYIRGGKSNNYNLYPYDPGKKKINHLDANVWQEPGESVTYTFDVKEDGLYSIHFKYEQKDKKDFPVFKRIYIDGKIPFEEFNEYSFPFTRNSFRNETLKVNGEKVFLYLTRGSHTLTLESTASPYFETYENLIRVISMISDISLEIKKITGNKVDKNRDWNIEEYIPDIRQDLLESAYVLSSEYKKLSGIVGKENSSILSSLKVAVKRLQKYAEDPDDLVNNLDQFSQGSSSISQQVAYILPELLIQPMAIDCFYITGVDNEPPPPTVNFLSAFVEEIRKLILSFLTKDENVQKIEKDKLNVWVNGSIPHIEVLREKTDSEFTKMTGIQVNISAMKDEQKLLLAVSAGSAPDVVLGASSYRPFDFALRGALYDLRQFEDFGQFIKDFPSEAFVPFVVDDGCYGIPETANFYVLYYRKDILEKLKLEVPETWEDTLKILPVLSRYGMNFNTLIANVGAMKHFGATVPFIQQFEGKIYSDDGSRVELDDPRTIEAFKLMTDLYTRYSLPESIANFYSNFRYGVTPIGMSDFNTYILLKNAAPEITEQWGIAPGIGVKNSEGKILRYQPVISTASIILKSSKMPEKGWEYIKWWMSTDTQVSYANDMQLRFGPEYIWNTANFKAFSQSTAFDEKDKKVILEQYAHIKEIPRNPAYFAVERELSNAWNKVVFSGMSPRTAIDQAIITSNREIAKKLKEFGYMDSQGNLIKPFEMATAEKIESWKE